A genome region from Triticum aestivum cultivar Chinese Spring chromosome 2B, IWGSC CS RefSeq v2.1, whole genome shotgun sequence includes the following:
- the LOC123045366 gene encoding uncharacterized protein produces MASNYVDTTGEEGRFHTHGHHSNSTTPTGEAASPKNTRRRWPGSASAPSGAGHGPASKCVCAPATHAGSFKCRFHRTNSQGHGHGQGSRPSSPPSPVAANAVPRHPVSPSSSSGTVATQ; encoded by the coding sequence ATGGCTTCCAACTACGTGGACACCACGGGGGAGGAGGGAAGGTTCCACACCCACGGCCACCACAGCAACAGCACGACGCCGACCGGCGAGGCCGCGTCGCCGAAGAATACacggaggaggtggcccgggtcggcgtcggcgccgtccggcgcAGGCCACGGGCCTGCTTCCAAGTGCGTCTGCGCGCCGGCCACCCATgccgggtccttcaagtgccgtttccaccgcaccaactcccagggccacggccacggccagggAAGCCGTCCTTCTTCGCCTCCTTCACCGGTCGCGGCCAATGCGGTGCCGCGGCACCCGGtctcgccgtcctcgtcctccggcaccgtcgcgaccCAGTGA